From one Bacteroidota bacterium genomic stretch:
- a CDS encoding DUF4197 domain-containing protein encodes MKNTCLMKKFLLLAFLLSSLFSKAQIDINNILNTVNNSLGSGLSNADITKGLKEALNVGSKNASTKASKTDGFYKNNLIKIPFPSDARDMRSTLVNLGMKRQVEEFEKQLNRAAEDAAKKAAPIFLAAITSMTINDGLTILKGKDDEATQYLRKSTTAQLSKEFRPVIAASLKKVQITKYWNPLFSTYNKVPFVKKVNPSLDDFVTQRAIEGLFKLVAIEETKIRKDPAARVSDILKKVFGGK; translated from the coding sequence ATGAAAAACACCTGTCTTATGAAAAAGTTCCTGCTGCTTGCCTTCCTGCTTTCGAGTTTATTTTCAAAAGCACAAATTGACATCAATAATATTCTGAACACGGTCAACAACTCATTGGGTAGCGGATTATCGAATGCCGATATCACCAAAGGATTAAAAGAAGCGCTCAATGTCGGATCAAAAAATGCAAGTACCAAAGCATCCAAAACCGATGGTTTTTATAAAAACAATCTGATTAAAATTCCCTTCCCCAGCGATGCACGTGATATGCGGTCCACTTTAGTAAATCTTGGGATGAAGAGGCAGGTAGAAGAATTTGAAAAACAACTTAACCGGGCCGCCGAAGATGCTGCAAAAAAAGCCGCTCCCATTTTCCTCGCTGCCATCACCTCCATGACCATTAACGACGGACTCACCATTCTCAAAGGAAAGGATGATGAAGCGACCCAATACCTCCGCAAAAGCACCACCGCCCAACTCAGCAAGGAATTCAGACCGGTCATTGCTGCTTCACTGAAAAAAGTACAGATTACAAAATACTGGAATCCGCTTTTCAGCACATATAACAAAGTTCCTTTCGTAAAAAAAGTAAATCCAAGTCTGGATGATTTCGTGACGCAACGTGCTATTGAAGGACTTTTCAAACTTGTTGCCATAGAAGAAACAAAAATCAGAAAAGATCCGGCGGCAAGGGTGAGTGATATTTTGAAAAAAGTTTTTGGAGGGAAGTAA